Genomic window (Acidobacteriaceae bacterium):
ACGCCGGGCTGAGTTGCCGCGAACTGCTCAAGCGCATGGCCGCCACCGGCGAAGACCCCGCCGACCTCAAGGCCATCCTGATCACCCACGAACACCTCGACCATGTCGCCGGTCTCTCCGTACTCGCGCGCAAGCTCAGGATCCCCGTCTTCTTCACCGAGGCCACGCACCGCGCCTGGGTCCGCATGCTGACCCCCCAGAAGCGCATGAGCTACAAGGCTTGGCTCGAAAAGATCCAGCGCGAGCGCGAGGCTATGGAGGCCGGGACAGAGACCCCCTGCGAAGAGCCGGAAACCGAAGCGTCCACGCCGGAAGAGGTTCGTCCCAAAATTAACCCCACCGAACTCCCCGCACTCGAATTCTTCGAAGCCGGGCGCAGCTTCCGCATCGGCGAGCTCGAGGTCTGCCCCTTTACCATTCCCCACGATGCCGCCGACCCCTGCGGATTCGTCTTCTATGCTCCCGGCGAGTCGATCCGCATGGCCGTTGCGACCGACCTCGGCTATGTCCCGCCGAATGTAAAACTTGCGCTCAAGAATGTGGATGTCCTTCTGCTCGAGTCCAACCACGACCTCGAGATGCTCAAGGACGGACCCTACCCGTGGAGCGTGAAGCAGCGCGTTCTCAGCCGGGTTGGCCACCTCTCCAACGCCGCAACCGCCGAGTTCCTGATGAGGGACTATGACGGCGGCGCGCATACTATCGTGCTGGGACATCTCAGTGAACAGAACAACTTACCCGAATTGGCCCGGCTGGCGGCGGAGCAGGCTATTGGCGACCGAATGACCCTTTTGGGTAATCGGGTCTTATTGGCCCAACAGGATGTTGCATTGGAGCCAATTCGGTTGTAAAACATGGACTTAAATAAGAGATGGGTCCACCCACACGGCAACGCAAAGACTCTAGCTTGCAGCTTCCCGGTCACCAGCCAGTGAAGTAAAATCAAGATTGCGTAAAAGAAATGCCGACTCTTTCCCGACATCCCCTCCAAGACGCGCATACCCCCTGCACAGACCAGGTCATCGGCCACATCCTTTCGGGATGGCGCTATGACATCTCCGGCACGCCTGCAGGACTGCGCGGCGACTACGAGGCCCACCTTCACGGCTGCGCGCACTGCCGCGGGAAGCAGCGGATTCACCGTATGGTCGATCTGCTGCTGCTGGCCGTAACCACCATGGCTTGCGTGGCCTTCTTCCTCGCAGCGGTGGTTGTCCACCGGCTGGAGAACATTCGACACCTGGCCAGCAGCGTGCATCTGCACCTGGGAACGGACCGCGCTCTGCTCCTGGCTCATGTTCCGCAGAGCATCACCATCAGTCTGGAAGCCGTGGCAGTCTCCGGTGTGATCTTCTCGCTTCTGCTGTGGGCCCTGGTGCTCATGACCACGCCCGTCCCCGGCATGGTCTCCGCAATGCTCCGTGAGCATGTGTCGCCCGAACTCCGCGACCGCCTCTGGAAACAAGCGTAAAGAAACAGACAATAGAGAACAGGATAGTAGAGCACCACTACCGTGGCGTTCCTTCGCGTCGTCTGGGTGCAGGGCGAACTCGTTCGCTGGGGTGACTTGGCGCCCTTTGCGTCAAAGCCTTCGTTCGTTTCTACCCTCTTATTCTCTTCCTCCGCTATGATGTGATTGATTCCGCTCCTTGAGAGTCTTTTTGTCCTCGAATCCTCAAAACCCTGATGTCGTGTACGCGCAGGGACATGCGCATGAGCCGGCCTCCGCCGTCGCCGCGCGAGCCGGTGAAGTGACGCGGGGTGGCGGCCCGCAGGTGCGCAAGCGCCCGTGGCCCTCGC
Coding sequences:
- a CDS encoding MBL fold metallo-hydrolase, translated to MRMTVLASGSRGNATVVAAGRTAVLVDAGLSCRELLKRMAATGEDPADLKAILITHEHLDHVAGLSVLARKLRIPVFFTEATHRAWVRMLTPQKRMSYKAWLEKIQREREAMEAGTETPCEEPETEASTPEEVRPKINPTELPALEFFEAGRSFRIGELEVCPFTIPHDAADPCGFVFYAPGESIRMAVATDLGYVPPNVKLALKNVDVLLLESNHDLEMLKDGPYPWSVKQRVLSRVGHLSNAATAEFLMRDYDGGAHTIVLGHLSEQNNLPELARLAAEQAIGDRMTLLGNRVLLAQQDVALEPIRL